In the Micromonospora narathiwatensis genome, one interval contains:
- a CDS encoding sugar ABC transporter permease has product MTTTAVKKEGPAAVTPAPTVGSHLHNYWARVRGGDIGALPAVGMLVALCIGFSIARPVFLTAGNFANLFTQGAAITLIAMGLVFVLLLGEIDLSAGFASGVCAAILANVVTVLGYPWYVAVLAAIATGLVIGLLLGLLVAKVGIPSFVVTLAAFLAFQGIALMLMKEGANISIRDDVLLAIANRNLPPVVGWLLAALAVAGYAAVQLRRHWQRTARGLLTDPIAVVLTRIGALALILGVAVYILNLERSRNVLFASLKGVPIVVPIIAVLLIVWAFVLQRTSYGRHVYAVGGNREAARRAGINVDRIRISVFVICSGMAAVGGIVAASRLNSVDPNTGGSSVLLYAVGAAVIGGTSLFGGKGRVLDAVLGGAVIAVIDNGMGLMGYSSGVKYVVTGVVLLGAAAIDALSRRRAAATGTR; this is encoded by the coding sequence ATGACCACCACCGCCGTCAAGAAGGAAGGGCCCGCCGCGGTCACACCGGCGCCCACCGTCGGCAGCCACCTCCACAACTACTGGGCCCGGGTACGCGGCGGCGACATCGGTGCGCTCCCCGCCGTCGGCATGCTCGTCGCGCTCTGCATCGGCTTCTCGATCGCGCGCCCGGTCTTCCTCACCGCCGGCAACTTCGCCAACCTCTTCACCCAGGGCGCGGCGATCACCCTGATCGCGATGGGGCTGGTCTTCGTCCTGCTGCTCGGCGAGATCGACCTCTCCGCCGGCTTCGCGAGCGGGGTCTGCGCCGCGATCCTGGCCAACGTGGTGACCGTGCTCGGCTATCCCTGGTACGTCGCGGTCCTCGCCGCCATCGCCACCGGGCTGGTCATCGGCCTGCTCCTCGGTCTCCTGGTGGCGAAGGTCGGCATCCCCTCCTTCGTGGTGACCCTCGCCGCGTTCCTCGCCTTCCAGGGCATCGCGCTGATGCTCATGAAGGAGGGCGCGAACATCTCGATCCGCGACGACGTGCTGCTGGCCATCGCCAACCGCAACCTGCCGCCCGTCGTCGGCTGGCTGCTCGCCGCGCTGGCCGTCGCCGGCTACGCGGCGGTGCAGTTGCGCCGGCACTGGCAGCGCACCGCCCGCGGCCTGCTGACCGACCCGATCGCGGTGGTCCTCACCCGGATCGGCGCGCTGGCGCTGATCCTCGGTGTCGCGGTCTACATCCTCAACCTGGAGCGCAGCCGCAACGTCCTGTTCGCCTCGCTCAAGGGCGTGCCGATCGTGGTGCCGATCATCGCGGTGCTGCTGATCGTCTGGGCCTTCGTGCTCCAGCGCACCAGCTACGGCCGGCACGTCTACGCCGTCGGCGGCAACCGGGAGGCGGCCCGCCGCGCCGGCATCAACGTCGACCGGATCCGGATCTCGGTCTTCGTGATCTGCTCCGGCATGGCGGCCGTCGGCGGCATCGTGGCGGCCAGTCGGCTCAACTCGGTCGATCCCAACACCGGCGGCAGCAGCGTCCTGCTCTACGCCGTCGGCGCGGCGGTCATCGGCGGCACCAGTCTCTTCGGCGGCAAGGGCCGGGTGCTCGACGCGGTGCTCGGCGGCGCGGTGATCGCCGTCATTGACAACGGGATGGGCCTGATGGGATACAGCTCGGGCGTCAAATACGTGGTCACCGGCGTCGTCCTGCTCGGGGCCGCCGCCATCGACGCGCTGTCCCGGCGGCGGGCCGCCGCCACGGGCACCCGCTGA
- a CDS encoding ROK family protein — translation MRAGPSQDEIRRQNLGALLRYVHVHGATTRAELTTALGLNRSTIGALTADLAGAGLVSEGTPKETGRAGRPSLVVRPESERIYAYAYSVEVDRLRAARVGLGGEVLDRRELDRPRNLVAEEAAPVLAGAVKEMHQSVPPDAICVGAGLAVCGMVRREDGLVRLSPTTGWVDEPIGAALAAELGADVPITVGNVADVAAFAEHARGVAAGCDNVIYLYGDVGVGAGIIAGGRRLTGHGGYSGEVGHMVVVRDGLPCDCGRRGCWETEIGEHALLRAAGRSDARGRDALLAVFDAADRGDARAQTAVRQAGDWLGFGVANLVNIFNPEMIIFGGTMRDLYLAAAAQVRSRLNSNGLPACLEHVRLRTPKLGEDAALIGAAELAFERLLADPLDVG, via the coding sequence ATGCGTGCAGGACCGAGCCAGGACGAGATCCGCCGGCAGAACCTGGGCGCACTGCTGCGGTACGTGCACGTGCACGGCGCCACCACCCGCGCCGAGCTGACCACCGCCCTCGGGCTGAACCGCAGCACCATCGGCGCGCTGACCGCCGACCTGGCCGGCGCCGGTCTGGTCAGCGAGGGGACGCCGAAGGAGACCGGCCGGGCCGGGCGACCGTCGCTGGTCGTCCGGCCCGAGTCGGAGCGGATCTACGCGTACGCGTACAGCGTGGAGGTGGACCGGCTGCGGGCCGCGCGGGTCGGTCTCGGCGGTGAGGTGCTCGACCGCCGGGAGCTGGACCGGCCCCGGAACCTGGTCGCCGAGGAGGCCGCGCCGGTGCTGGCCGGCGCGGTCAAGGAGATGCACCAGTCGGTGCCGCCGGACGCGATCTGCGTCGGTGCCGGGCTAGCGGTCTGCGGCATGGTCCGCCGCGAGGACGGCCTGGTCCGGCTGAGCCCGACCACCGGCTGGGTGGACGAGCCGATCGGCGCGGCGCTCGCCGCCGAACTGGGCGCCGACGTACCGATCACCGTGGGCAACGTGGCGGACGTGGCGGCCTTCGCCGAGCACGCCCGGGGCGTCGCGGCCGGCTGCGACAACGTCATCTACCTGTACGGGGACGTCGGCGTCGGGGCCGGCATCATCGCCGGCGGGCGGCGGCTCACCGGGCACGGCGGGTACAGCGGCGAGGTCGGCCACATGGTGGTGGTCCGCGACGGGCTGCCCTGCGACTGCGGACGCCGAGGCTGCTGGGAGACCGAGATCGGCGAGCACGCGCTGCTGCGGGCCGCCGGCCGCTCCGACGCCCGGGGCCGGGACGCGCTGCTGGCCGTCTTCGACGCCGCCGACCGGGGCGACGCCCGCGCCCAGACGGCCGTACGGCAGGCCGGCGACTGGCTCGGCTTCGGGGTGGCCAACCTGGTCAACATCTTCAACCCCGAGATGATCATCTTCGGCGGCACCATGCGCGACCTCTACCTGGCCGCCGCCGCCCAGGTCCGCAGCCGGCTCAACTCCAACGGGCTGCCCGCCTGCCTGGAGCACGTCCGGCTGCGTACCCCGAAGCTGGGCGAGGACGCGGCGCTGATCGGGGCCGCCGAACTGGCCTTCGAACGCCTCCTCGCCGACCCCCTCGACGTCGGTTGA
- a CDS encoding DUF4142 domain-containing protein: protein MAPLEPARRRLAHRMMLLLVTLVAGLGVLPGTAYAAPASQLNAADMTLLNGVRLAGLWEMPAGQLAAEKGRSTRVREIGAEISRQHGVLDQLVVDAANKLGTSLPTEPTAEQKGWLTEMQNATGARFDQIFVTRLRVAHGKIFPVIGAVRASTRDPIVRKLADEANRFVGDHMAMLESTGLVRWQQLPPAALPPAQSDSLVAAAAANVGTGGGAEVSTTVVWAVFLLALATGGFATWRLLRRT, encoded by the coding sequence ATGGCACCGCTGGAACCCGCCCGCCGCCGGCTGGCGCACCGGATGATGCTGCTGCTCGTCACGCTGGTCGCGGGGCTCGGGGTGCTACCCGGTACGGCGTACGCGGCGCCCGCCTCGCAGCTCAACGCCGCCGACATGACCCTGCTCAACGGCGTACGGCTGGCCGGGCTCTGGGAGATGCCGGCCGGTCAGCTGGCCGCCGAGAAGGGCCGGTCCACCCGGGTACGCGAGATCGGCGCGGAGATCTCCCGGCAGCACGGCGTACTGGACCAACTCGTCGTGGACGCCGCGAACAAGCTGGGCACCAGCCTGCCGACGGAGCCGACCGCCGAGCAGAAGGGGTGGCTGACCGAGATGCAGAACGCCACCGGCGCGCGGTTCGACCAGATCTTCGTGACCCGGCTCCGGGTCGCCCACGGCAAGATCTTCCCGGTGATCGGGGCGGTCCGGGCCAGCACCCGGGACCCGATCGTCCGCAAGCTGGCCGACGAGGCGAACAGGTTCGTCGGCGACCACATGGCGATGCTGGAGAGCACCGGGCTGGTCCGCTGGCAGCAGCTCCCGCCCGCCGCGCTGCCCCCGGCGCAGAGCGACTCGCTGGTCGCCGCCGCCGCGGCGAACGTCGGCACCGGCGGAGGTGCCGAGGTCAGCACCACCGTGGTGTGGGCGGTCTTCCTCCTCGCGCTGGCCACCGGCGGCTTCGCCACCTGGCGCCTCCTGCGCCGCACCTGA
- a CDS encoding ABC transporter ATP-binding protein — MSAALPVADAGQVRRYARTLIRRHPRGLAAALGLHALAAAAGLVAPRLLGDLVEGISRGVGTVTVDRIALAIAGFVVAQSVLVRFAHLASARLGERVLAELREEFVERVLALPLATVERAGTGDLLTRTSRDVSALSRTVRFAAPETLISAVTVLLILGALLLTGPLLVLPALLAVPVLVAGTRWYLRRAPEGYLRENAAYSDITDGISEVVEGSRTTEALRQEARRRARTDGDIRRSYAAERYTLYLRTVFWPVAEFGYVVPVVATLLIGGWFHLKGWATLGQVTAATLYAQQLVDPVDRLLAWLDELQVGGASLARLLGVAADPAADPADAPAPPAGRGPGRGDGRLAAHDVRYAYRDGHDVLHGVTLVPRPGEKLAMVGPSGAGKSTLGRLLAGVHPPRSGSVTVDGRPLTGLPLAELRGHVALVSQEHHVFIGTLAENVAMVRPDAEPAQVRAALSAVDALGWAEALPDGLDTLVGAGGHPLSPAQAQQLALARLVLADPHTLVLDEATSLIDPRAARALERSLAAVLAGRTVIAIAHRLFSAHDADRVAVVEGGRITELGSHDELVAADGSYAALWRSWHG; from the coding sequence GTGAGCGCCGCCCTGCCCGTGGCCGACGCCGGCCAGGTCCGCCGGTACGCGCGCACCCTGATCCGCCGGCACCCACGCGGTCTGGCCGCCGCGCTCGGCCTGCACGCGCTCGCCGCGGCGGCCGGCCTGGTCGCGCCCCGGCTCCTCGGCGACCTGGTGGAGGGGATCTCGCGCGGTGTCGGCACCGTCACCGTCGACCGGATCGCGCTGGCCATCGCCGGTTTCGTGGTCGCCCAGTCGGTGCTGGTCCGCTTCGCCCACCTGGCGTCGGCCCGGCTCGGCGAGCGGGTCCTCGCCGAGCTGCGCGAGGAGTTCGTCGAGCGGGTGCTCGCCCTGCCGCTGGCCACGGTGGAGCGCGCCGGCACCGGCGACCTGCTCACCCGTACCTCCCGGGACGTCTCCGCGCTCTCCCGGACGGTGCGGTTCGCCGCGCCGGAGACGCTGATCTCGGCGGTCACCGTGCTGCTGATCCTCGGCGCGTTGCTGCTGACCGGCCCGCTGCTGGTGCTGCCCGCGCTGCTCGCGGTGCCGGTGCTGGTCGCCGGCACCCGCTGGTACCTGCGCCGCGCGCCCGAGGGCTACCTGCGGGAGAACGCCGCGTACTCGGACATCACCGACGGGATCAGCGAGGTGGTGGAGGGGTCCCGCACCACGGAGGCGCTGCGGCAGGAGGCCCGCCGCCGGGCCCGCACCGACGGCGACATCCGCCGGTCGTACGCGGCCGAGCGGTACACCCTCTACCTGCGTACGGTCTTCTGGCCGGTGGCCGAGTTCGGGTACGTCGTACCGGTGGTGGCCACCCTGCTCATCGGCGGCTGGTTCCACCTCAAGGGCTGGGCGACCCTGGGGCAGGTCACCGCCGCCACCCTGTACGCCCAGCAACTGGTGGACCCGGTCGACCGGCTCCTCGCCTGGCTGGACGAGCTACAGGTGGGCGGTGCCTCGCTGGCCCGGCTGCTCGGGGTGGCGGCCGACCCCGCCGCCGATCCGGCCGACGCCCCGGCACCGCCCGCCGGTCGGGGGCCGGGGCGGGGCGACGGCCGGCTGGCCGCCCACGACGTCCGGTACGCCTACCGGGACGGGCACGACGTGCTGCACGGGGTGACCCTGGTGCCCCGCCCGGGGGAGAAACTGGCCATGGTGGGCCCGTCCGGCGCGGGGAAGTCCACGCTGGGGCGGCTGCTGGCCGGGGTGCATCCGCCCCGCTCCGGCTCGGTCACCGTGGACGGCCGTCCGCTCACCGGGCTGCCGCTGGCCGAGCTGCGCGGCCACGTCGCGCTGGTCAGCCAGGAGCACCACGTCTTCATCGGCACCCTGGCCGAGAACGTGGCGATGGTCCGCCCCGACGCGGAACCGGCCCAGGTACGCGCCGCGCTGTCCGCCGTCGACGCGCTGGGCTGGGCGGAGGCGTTGCCGGACGGGCTGGACACGCTGGTCGGGGCGGGCGGGCATCCGCTCTCCCCGGCCCAGGCGCAGCAGCTCGCCCTGGCCCGACTGGTGCTCGCCGACCCGCACACGCTGGTGCTGGACGAGGCCACCTCGCTGATCGATCCGCGCGCCGCCCGGGCGCTGGAACGCTCCCTGGCCGCCGTGCTGGCCGGGCGGACGGTCATCGCCATCGCGCACCGGCTCTTCTCCGCGCACGACGCCGACCGGGTGGCGGTGGTGGAGGGCGGCCGGATCACCGAGCTGGGCTCGCACGACGAGCTGGTCGCCGCCGACGGCTCGTACGCCGCACTCTGGCGCTCCTGGCACGGCTGA
- a CDS encoding ABC transporter transmembrane domain-containing protein, with protein sequence MRFSPAGDPGTPDARSATRYLVWLAGRHPLIFGAGLALGVVWMVAQALMPAAVGRAVDAGLAHRDPDALLRWGLVLLGLGVLQAVAGILRHRCAVHNWLGAAYRTVQVAVDATNRLGAALPRRVTAGEVVSIGTADIEHIGSAIDITARGTGSVVAIVIVAVVLLTASQPLGLVVVLGVPLLMGLVALLIRPLHRQQAAYRDSTGRLTARAADIVSGLRVLRGVGGEPMLGARYREQSQALRADGLRVARVESLLQAAQILLPGVFVVLVTWLGARFALAGEISAGQLVAFYGYTAFLVGPLRNLTEAADKLTRGHVAARRVVRLLRLAPEFTDPARPVPVPDGPGELVDVRSGLVLRPGRLTALAASAPEDAAEIADRLGRYVDGDVTLHGVPLRDVALATVRERILVVDNDAQLFAGPLRTELDPHDRGDRATVAAALVAAGATDIVDGLPDGLDSRVAERGREFSGGQRQRLRLARALVADPETLILVEPTSAVDAHTEARIAERLGAARGGRTTLVCTTSPLVLGRAEHVVFVEDGKVVAEGRHEELLAAEPRYAATVSREEDR encoded by the coding sequence CCGGTCCGCCACCCGTTACCTGGTCTGGCTGGCCGGTCGGCACCCGCTGATCTTCGGCGCCGGCCTCGCGCTCGGCGTCGTCTGGATGGTGGCGCAGGCGTTGATGCCGGCCGCCGTCGGGCGGGCCGTCGACGCCGGCCTCGCCCACCGTGATCCGGACGCCCTGCTGCGCTGGGGGCTCGTGCTGCTGGGGCTGGGCGTCCTCCAGGCCGTCGCCGGCATCCTCCGGCACCGCTGCGCGGTGCACAACTGGCTCGGGGCCGCGTACCGGACCGTGCAGGTCGCGGTGGACGCCACCAACCGGCTCGGCGCCGCACTGCCCCGCCGGGTCACCGCGGGTGAGGTGGTCAGCATCGGTACGGCCGACATCGAGCACATCGGCAGTGCCATCGACATCACCGCCCGGGGCACCGGATCGGTGGTGGCGATCGTCATCGTGGCGGTGGTCCTGCTCACCGCATCCCAGCCGCTCGGACTGGTCGTCGTGCTCGGCGTGCCGCTGCTGATGGGGCTGGTGGCGCTGCTGATCCGGCCGCTGCACCGGCAGCAGGCGGCGTACCGGGACTCGACCGGCCGGCTCACCGCCCGTGCCGCCGACATCGTCTCCGGGCTGCGGGTGCTGCGCGGCGTGGGCGGGGAGCCGATGCTGGGCGCCCGCTACCGGGAGCAGTCCCAGGCGCTGCGCGCCGACGGCCTACGGGTGGCCCGGGTGGAGTCGCTGCTCCAGGCGGCGCAGATCCTGTTGCCCGGGGTCTTCGTGGTGCTGGTGACCTGGCTGGGGGCCCGGTTCGCGCTGGCCGGCGAGATCAGCGCCGGTCAGCTCGTCGCGTTCTACGGGTACACCGCCTTCCTGGTCGGCCCGCTGCGCAACCTCACCGAGGCGGCCGACAAGCTGACCCGGGGGCACGTCGCCGCCCGTCGGGTGGTCCGGCTGCTCCGCCTCGCCCCGGAGTTCACCGACCCGGCCCGCCCGGTGCCGGTGCCCGACGGGCCGGGCGAGCTGGTGGACGTCCGCTCGGGGCTGGTGCTGCGGCCGGGTCGGCTCACCGCGCTCGCGGCCAGCGCCCCCGAGGACGCGGCCGAGATCGCCGACCGGCTCGGCCGGTACGTTGACGGGGACGTGACGCTGCACGGCGTACCGCTGCGCGACGTGGCACTGGCGACGGTGCGTGAGCGGATCCTGGTGGTCGACAACGACGCGCAGCTCTTCGCCGGCCCGCTCCGGACGGAGCTGGACCCGCACGACCGGGGCGACCGGGCCACGGTCGCGGCGGCGCTGGTCGCGGCCGGCGCGACCGACATCGTCGACGGGCTGCCCGACGGGCTGGACAGCCGGGTGGCCGAACGCGGCCGGGAGTTCTCCGGCGGGCAGCGGCAGCGGCTCCGGCTGGCCCGGGCCCTCGTCGCGGACCCGGAGACGCTGATCCTGGTCGAGCCGACCAGCGCGGTGGACGCGCACACCGAGGCGCGGATCGCGGAGCGGTTGGGCGCCGCGCGCGGCGGCCGGACCACGCTCGTCTGCACCACCAGTCCGCTGGTGCTCGGCCGGGCCGAGCACGTGGTGTTCGTGGAGGACGGCAAGGTGGTCGCGGAGGGCCGCCACGAGGAACTGCTCGCCGCCGAGCCCCGCTACGCGGCGACGGTGAGCCGGGAGGAGGACCGGTGA